One Coffea arabica cultivar ET-39 chromosome 5e, Coffea Arabica ET-39 HiFi, whole genome shotgun sequence DNA segment encodes these proteins:
- the LOC140006965 gene encoding uncharacterized protein produces the protein MDYPTDACPILQEDGAEKVNMARGVPVPHRQYDPYSNTYNPDSGDSLIDIVKSLAISTTQFQKKTRSGMKDMETRISHMATTINRLESHVFEKLSSQPKTNPKNVSVMTLRSGKEVEGPKLKKTKKAEKEKEILDIFQKVEINIPLLDALKQVSKYAKFLKDLCIYKRKKWWWEKMCRLYFKGNSLRSLEIQVNELVFPTDFCVLNMGDERSLNLSPILLDRLFLSIVRTKIDVNEGTLSMGFDGEMETFEFDEEDALGVALAKHLELGATLSVGISDELYHAVEALHSLPSISSRYELTSVFVPETQRKLSPSVVQAPELELKPFPKHLKYVFLGDKETLPVIISAHLSPS, from the exons ATGGACTATCCCACGGATGCATGTCCCATCTTGCAAGAAGATGGAGCTGAAAAAGTAAACATGGCAAGAGGCGTGCCCGTGCCTCATAGGCAGTATGACCCGTACTCCAACACGTACAATCCGG ATTCAGGAGACTCTTTGATAGACATTGTCAAGAGCCTGGCCATAAGTACTACtcagtttcaaaagaaaactagaTCGGGTATGAAAGATATGGAGACCCGAATAAGCCACATGGCAACTACCATTAATCGCCTGGAGTCTCacgtttttgaaaaattgtcaTCGCAACCCAAGACAAATCCCAAAAATGTAAGTGTCATGACACTGAGAAGTGGCAAGGAAGTGGAGGGACCTAA GTTGAAAAAGACAAAGAAggcagagaaggaaaaagagattCTAGACATATTCCAGAAAGTGGAGATCAACATCCCTTTGTTAGATGCACTGAAGCAAGTATCGAAATACGCCAAATTTCTGAAGGATTTGTGCATATATAAGAGGAAAAAGTGGTGGTGGGAGAAAATGTGTCGACTATATTTCAAAGGAAACTCCCTCCGAAGTTTGGAAATCCAG GTTAATGAGTTAGTTTTTCCAACAGATTTTTGTGTCCTAAACATGGGAGATGAAAGGTCATTAAATCTGTCACCTATTTTGTTAGATAGACTATTTTTAAGCATTGTTAGGACAAAAATAGATGTGAATGAGGGTACTTTGTCAATGGGGTTTGATGGAGAAATG GAAACGTTTGAATTTGATGAGGAGGATGCACTAGGAGTGGCTTTGGCAAAACACCTTGAGTTGGGAGCGACTCTCAGTGTGGGAATAAGTGATGAGTTGTACCATGCGGTTGAAGCACTGCACTCACTTCCATCAATTTCTTCAAGGTATGAGCTCACTTCTGTCTTTGTACCTGAAACTCAGAGGAAGTTGTCGCCTTCTGTTGTGCAGGCACCCGAGCTGGAGCTCAAGCCTTTCCCGAAACATCTGAAGTATGTATTTCTCGGGGACAAGGAGACACTACCAGTGATAATTTCTGCACATCTATCACCAAGTTAA